From Methylopila sp. M107, a single genomic window includes:
- a CDS encoding 2-dehydropantoate 2-reductase N-terminal domain-containing protein, with protein sequence MTLYRVLVVGASYGSLLASKLLLAGHQVTVVCFPDEAEVINRIGLRLDIPTKAHGLVEIDSRQSPGTLSAIGPDGIDVAAFDLVCLAIQEPQCRVEAIRRLLKAVAASNVPVMSVMNMPPPPYLFRVLGVSPDVLRHAYVDLEPWCDFDNARFTLCSPDPQAFRPPGAPANQMRVSLPTNFKAARFPSDADTKILRDLATGIDAVRWSSHGSLIELPVKLKVHDSSFVPLAKWAMLLTGNYRCVTSNGPISIAEAVHCDIDVSRGIYEWVSTVCFTLGAATEDLVPFERYAHAAEGLTKPSSAARALFAGAHHIERVDLLVQSLAANHGLQNRFVDGTVEAVNDRLSQNRRSIHH encoded by the coding sequence ATGACGCTTTATCGCGTCTTGGTTGTAGGGGCCTCGTACGGGTCTTTGCTCGCGAGCAAGCTGCTGCTCGCTGGGCATCAGGTGACGGTCGTCTGTTTCCCCGACGAGGCGGAGGTCATCAATCGGATCGGCTTACGTCTCGACATTCCGACTAAAGCGCATGGCTTGGTCGAAATCGACTCACGACAGTCGCCGGGAACACTCTCCGCGATCGGCCCTGATGGAATAGATGTCGCGGCGTTTGATCTCGTCTGCCTTGCGATCCAAGAGCCGCAATGTCGGGTCGAAGCAATTCGGAGACTGCTCAAGGCGGTGGCAGCGTCGAATGTGCCGGTTATGTCCGTCATGAACATGCCGCCGCCTCCCTACCTTTTCCGCGTTCTCGGCGTCTCCCCTGACGTCCTCCGTCACGCTTACGTGGATCTGGAGCCTTGGTGCGATTTCGATAACGCGCGTTTTACCCTTTGCAGCCCCGATCCACAGGCGTTTCGCCCCCCTGGCGCCCCTGCGAACCAGATGAGGGTTTCGCTTCCTACAAACTTCAAGGCTGCGAGATTTCCATCTGATGCCGACACCAAAATTCTGCGGGATCTGGCTACTGGGATCGACGCGGTCAGATGGTCGTCGCATGGCTCGCTCATCGAACTGCCGGTCAAACTCAAAGTGCATGACAGCAGCTTCGTCCCTCTCGCCAAGTGGGCCATGCTACTGACCGGGAACTACCGCTGCGTGACCTCAAACGGTCCAATCAGCATCGCCGAGGCGGTGCACTGCGACATCGATGTCTCACGCGGAATCTACGAGTGGGTTTCTACCGTTTGCTTCACGCTTGGCGCGGCGACGGAGGATCTCGTCCCATTCGAAAGATACGCTCACGCAGCTGAAGGGCTGACTAAGCCATCATCTGCGGCTAGGGCTCTGTTCGCGGGCGCGCATCATATCGAGCGCGTTGATCTTCTTGTCCAAAGTCTTGCTGCCAATCACGGTCTTCAAAATCGTTTCGTCGACGGAACCGTCGAGGCCGTTAATGATCGTTTGTCTCAGAACCGTCGCTCGATACATCACTGA
- a CDS encoding SDR family oxidoreductase → MSSENSAPVILITGGSRGMGAATARLAAQRGYDVAISYISDKAAAEAVASDVEAAGRKALPVRADSADPKDVIELFAEVDNKFGRLDVLVNNAAIIAKQSRLEDLSFERMQRIFAVNSIGPILCAQQAIKRMSTRHNGRGGVVINISSASARLGSPNEYVDYAASKGALETFTTGFAKEVAREGIRVACIRPGHIYTEMHASGGEPGRVDRVRDSIPMGRGGQPEEVAQAILWLASSEASFITNTYLDVTGGK, encoded by the coding sequence ATGAGCAGCGAGAACAGTGCCCCGGTAATATTAATTACGGGCGGAAGCCGTGGCATGGGCGCCGCGACTGCACGGTTAGCTGCACAGCGCGGTTACGATGTGGCGATCAGCTACATCTCCGACAAAGCAGCCGCTGAAGCTGTCGCATCCGACGTCGAAGCGGCTGGTCGGAAAGCTTTGCCTGTTCGGGCTGATAGCGCAGATCCAAAGGACGTCATCGAGCTTTTCGCCGAAGTCGACAATAAATTTGGTCGTCTCGACGTTCTCGTGAACAACGCCGCGATCATTGCGAAACAGTCCAGGCTAGAGGATTTAAGCTTCGAGCGAATGCAGCGCATTTTCGCGGTCAACTCAATCGGGCCAATCCTGTGCGCGCAGCAGGCGATCAAGCGAATGTCGACCCGCCACAACGGTCGCGGCGGCGTCGTCATCAACATCTCCTCTGCATCGGCACGGCTCGGCAGCCCAAACGAGTATGTGGACTATGCCGCGTCAAAGGGCGCTCTAGAGACATTCACGACGGGGTTCGCGAAGGAGGTCGCCCGCGAGGGTATCCGCGTGGCCTGTATTCGCCCGGGGCACATCTACACCGAAATGCACGCCAGTGGCGGTGAGCCCGGTCGAGTGGATAGGGTCAGGGACTCCATCCCTATGGGCAGAGGGGGGCAGCCAGAAGAGGTCGCACAAGCGATCCTCTGGCTTGCAAGTTCTGAAGCCTCGTTCATCACGAATACCTACCTGGACGTGACCGGCGGCAAGTAA
- the gcvA gene encoding transcriptional regulator GcvA: MSRRLPPMNALRAFEAVGRHLSFTRAARELNVTHGALSRQVRLLEEWFGRALFKRGNRRIDLTESGAAYLVEISAALDRITAATTRQFEHHEVRLLQVNALATFTLRWLIPRLSSFQRRHPGVEVRVTTSNTPLHDLRGPYDVAIRGGPDRIPAHVVQKFLSETRIPVCSPKLLEQRPICHPRDLAKHTLLHAATLPEVWSQWLVAARVSNLKPAGSVTLEHFYLTLQAALDGVGVAMGPTALVADDVLAGRLVMPFAEPALPARSYFTYVPNDCAEDPAVRSFCEWLRRISLA; encoded by the coding sequence ATGAGTCGACGCCTTCCTCCCATGAACGCACTGAGGGCTTTTGAAGCCGTCGGTCGCCATTTGAGTTTCACGCGCGCAGCGAGAGAGCTCAACGTTACGCACGGAGCGCTGAGCCGTCAGGTCCGACTCTTGGAGGAATGGTTCGGGCGCGCGCTTTTCAAGCGTGGAAACCGTCGAATCGACCTTACCGAAAGCGGCGCAGCCTATCTGGTTGAAATCAGCGCCGCGTTGGATCGAATCACAGCTGCGACCACTCGGCAGTTTGAGCACCACGAGGTCCGACTGTTGCAGGTAAACGCCTTGGCCACCTTTACGCTGCGCTGGCTCATTCCCCGTCTGTCCTCGTTCCAGCGCCGGCATCCGGGCGTTGAAGTACGGGTGACGACCTCCAATACGCCCTTGCATGATCTTCGAGGTCCTTACGACGTCGCGATACGCGGCGGACCCGATCGCATCCCGGCTCACGTCGTGCAGAAATTCCTTTCAGAGACGCGCATCCCTGTCTGCAGCCCAAAGCTTCTCGAACAAAGACCGATATGTCATCCCCGTGACCTCGCCAAACATACGCTGCTTCATGCCGCAACCCTTCCCGAGGTCTGGTCCCAATGGCTCGTGGCAGCACGGGTCTCGAACTTGAAACCGGCCGGCTCGGTCACCCTCGAGCATTTTTATCTGACGCTTCAAGCGGCGCTAGATGGAGTTGGCGTCGCCATGGGACCGACGGCGCTGGTCGCGGACGACGTTCTGGCTGGCCGCCTCGTTATGCCTTTCGCCGAGCCTGCGCTTCCGGCCAGAAGCTATTTCACCTACGTCCCAAATGATTGCGCGGAAGATCCGGCAGTGAGATCGTTTTGCGAGTGGTTACGTCGAATATCGTTGGCGTGA
- a CDS encoding MFS transporter, translating into MGFGATCHLLVAENSMSSNISKERSSAPSRTLVVAGVVHALHDGYTDLIYVLLPIWQAEFGLSYSVLALLRGIYSGVMATLQVPAGRLAERIDGRRILAAGTLLSALGYAVAGYSGGAVGLCAGLALCGAGSSTQHPIASAAVSRAFKGAARGPIGAYNFSGDLGKATLPALTSLLITLMAWRQALWLVAILGVLAATAVALMPRIQVTIVEKPDRFAAPTGDHRSFRLLCAIGGLDTAARMGFLTFLPFVLQAKGAPLATIGTSLATVFIGGALGKFACAWLGARIGVFRTVLLTEGATAALIFATIALPLTPTLLLLPMVGLALNGTSSVLYGTVPEIAPDGRVEHAFALFYTIVSGSGALAPVIFGLVGDAAGKSWGISCAASTALATLPIAGLLAQRLKSA; encoded by the coding sequence ATGGGGTTCGGCGCAACTTGCCACCTCCTCGTGGCCGAAAATTCGATGTCTTCTAACATTTCAAAGGAGCGGTCGTCCGCTCCCAGTCGTACGCTTGTAGTTGCTGGCGTCGTGCACGCTCTGCATGATGGATATACTGATCTGATATACGTCCTTTTACCGATATGGCAGGCGGAGTTTGGACTGAGCTACAGCGTGCTCGCGTTGCTTCGCGGTATTTACTCCGGCGTCATGGCTACGCTGCAGGTGCCTGCGGGACGACTTGCCGAAAGAATCGATGGTCGCCGGATTTTGGCAGCGGGCACGCTGCTATCTGCGCTCGGCTATGCCGTGGCGGGATATTCGGGTGGAGCCGTTGGTCTGTGCGCCGGACTGGCATTGTGTGGAGCCGGATCGAGCACCCAGCACCCTATTGCGTCGGCTGCGGTGTCGCGGGCTTTCAAGGGAGCGGCGCGAGGTCCAATTGGCGCCTACAATTTCTCCGGGGATCTCGGCAAAGCGACTTTGCCCGCGTTGACATCCCTGCTCATCACGTTGATGGCCTGGCGGCAGGCATTATGGCTGGTGGCCATCTTGGGCGTACTCGCAGCGACGGCGGTAGCGTTAATGCCGAGGATCCAGGTGACGATCGTTGAGAAACCCGATCGTTTCGCTGCGCCGACGGGCGATCACCGCAGTTTTCGACTTCTTTGCGCGATTGGCGGGCTGGATACCGCTGCCCGGATGGGCTTCCTAACGTTCCTGCCCTTCGTGCTGCAGGCCAAAGGGGCGCCTCTTGCGACGATTGGCACTTCCCTCGCCACGGTGTTCATCGGCGGAGCGCTCGGAAAATTCGCGTGCGCTTGGCTGGGCGCGCGTATCGGTGTCTTCCGAACGGTGCTGCTAACTGAAGGCGCGACGGCGGCGTTGATATTCGCGACGATCGCGTTGCCTTTGACGCCGACGCTGCTTCTCCTTCCAATGGTTGGCTTGGCACTGAATGGCACGTCCTCGGTGCTATACGGGACTGTGCCCGAAATCGCTCCCGACGGACGCGTGGAACATGCTTTCGCGCTCTTTTACACAATCGTCTCAGGCTCCGGTGCGCTAGCTCCTGTGATTTTCGGACTGGTCGGCGACGCGGCGGGAAAGTCGTGGGGTATATCGTGCGCTGCAAGTACAGCACTCGCGACTCTCCCGATCGCGGGACTCCTCGCACAACGACTTAAATCAGCTTAG
- the psrA gene encoding iron-containing alcohol dehydrogenase PsrA translates to MTQLWRYTNPVEITFGIGAIGELKQKIAGRNYCIVTYGDNPSFVDLARKIEHDAGPALVTIRDVEPNPSFIGLRVACASLSASPKEPEVIVALGGGSVIDTVKVLAATGSDFSRVQAYLEGRAGPETLSSTPIIAVPTTSGTGSEVTCWATVWDTEAKKKYSLARPNLYPECAILDPALTVGVPKSLTLSTGLDALSHALESIWNVNANPVSANHAVFAASEVLEVLPSLLDNLDDVEKRSRIARASMSAGLAFSNTKTALAHSLSYYLTLHHGTVHGIACSFSLPAVMRSVIGRDANCDAVLKRIFGTDLNRGADNLEAFITGLGVSTKATDYGVAQKDWVDAIEDALVGERGRNFIGTREAVLAAAA, encoded by the coding sequence ATGACCCAACTTTGGAGATACACTAACCCGGTAGAGATCACGTTCGGCATTGGCGCTATAGGAGAGCTAAAGCAGAAGATCGCGGGTCGCAATTACTGCATCGTGACCTACGGCGACAATCCGTCTTTTGTGGATCTCGCTCGCAAAATCGAGCATGACGCTGGTCCTGCTCTCGTAACGATTCGAGACGTTGAACCAAATCCGAGCTTCATTGGGCTGCGCGTCGCTTGCGCCTCGCTCTCGGCAAGCCCGAAGGAGCCTGAGGTAATCGTCGCTCTCGGAGGTGGGTCTGTCATCGACACCGTGAAGGTGCTCGCGGCAACAGGTTCCGATTTTTCGCGCGTTCAGGCCTATTTGGAAGGCCGCGCCGGTCCAGAGACCCTATCAAGCACACCGATTATCGCCGTGCCCACCACTTCCGGCACGGGCAGCGAAGTTACCTGCTGGGCAACGGTTTGGGACACGGAAGCGAAGAAGAAATATTCGCTTGCCCGGCCGAACCTGTATCCGGAATGCGCGATCCTCGACCCAGCTCTCACCGTCGGCGTGCCGAAGTCGCTCACGCTCAGCACTGGTCTTGACGCCCTTTCACATGCACTGGAAAGCATCTGGAACGTCAACGCCAATCCGGTCTCGGCCAACCACGCCGTGTTCGCAGCAAGCGAGGTCCTCGAGGTCCTGCCAAGCCTTCTGGATAACCTTGACGACGTGGAAAAACGCTCGCGGATCGCACGTGCGAGCATGTCGGCCGGTCTCGCCTTCTCCAATACCAAGACGGCGCTCGCGCATTCGCTTTCGTACTACCTCACCCTTCACCATGGCACCGTGCACGGCATCGCCTGCTCGTTCAGCCTCCCCGCAGTCATGCGAAGCGTGATCGGGCGCGACGCCAACTGCGACGCCGTGCTCAAGCGCATCTTCGGTACCGACCTCAATCGCGGCGCGGACAACCTCGAAGCCTTCATCACGGGCCTCGGCGTTTCAACCAAGGCGACGGACTATGGTGTCGCGCAAAAAGATTGGGTTGATGCGATCGAAGACGCCCTGGTGGGTGAGCGAGGCCGCAACTTCATCGGCACCCGCGAAGCCGTTCTGGCCGCAGCAGCATAA
- a CDS encoding aldehyde dehydrogenase family protein yields the protein MNSTKTPDLGFKARGLYIGGKWVAPLEGKSFATINPSNSETLGEVPFATAQDVDVAVDAAKKGFKEWSRVSITERARCLELLADKIEEHADELALIDSVDSGNAIVGMRGDMAWSAASLRYCAGLITEVKGETFSQGPRHLNLTRRQPYGVVAKINPFNHPFRFCAEKAAAPLAAGNVVVIKGSEQAPLSSLRLGELCEGIFPPGVINIITGDGATGSALVRHPDIQRIGLVGSVATGRVIAREAADGLKKLTLELGGKNPIIIFPDADPKKAAAAAIKGMNMNRQGQSCSSTSRVFVHSSLRRAVTDELVRLSEALPIGMPWFNENDVGPIVSQRQFDRVMSFIEAGKSEGAELLTGGGKPKDSSLDRGFFIAPTVFDGVTPDMKIGREEIFGPVMSVFSWDDYEDMLEKVNGLEYGLTAAIVTNDLAKAMETADRVDAGYVWINSNGRYLGAPYGGWKQSGIGEEECFSEVLSYTRTKNVNMRW from the coding sequence ATGAACAGCACGAAGACCCCAGACCTTGGGTTTAAAGCGCGCGGCTTATACATAGGTGGCAAGTGGGTTGCACCGCTGGAAGGCAAAAGTTTTGCGACTATCAATCCTTCCAATTCCGAGACGCTTGGCGAGGTTCCGTTCGCTACAGCTCAGGACGTTGATGTCGCAGTGGATGCGGCCAAAAAGGGTTTTAAGGAGTGGTCTCGGGTATCAATTACTGAGCGCGCGCGTTGTCTGGAGCTTCTCGCTGATAAGATCGAGGAGCATGCTGACGAGCTCGCACTGATCGACTCTGTCGACTCAGGCAATGCTATTGTGGGTATGCGCGGTGATATGGCGTGGAGCGCGGCATCGCTCCGATACTGCGCTGGACTGATTACCGAAGTAAAAGGTGAGACCTTTTCGCAGGGTCCTCGGCATCTTAATCTCACGAGACGTCAGCCCTACGGGGTCGTCGCTAAAATCAACCCGTTCAACCATCCCTTCCGCTTCTGTGCCGAGAAAGCGGCAGCGCCGCTTGCTGCCGGGAACGTCGTGGTCATCAAGGGATCGGAGCAGGCGCCTCTATCGAGCCTGCGGCTGGGCGAGCTGTGCGAAGGTATTTTCCCGCCAGGCGTCATAAACATCATCACCGGCGACGGAGCGACTGGGTCTGCGCTTGTTCGTCATCCTGATATCCAGCGCATCGGCCTGGTGGGCTCTGTCGCTACCGGCCGCGTCATCGCCCGGGAGGCGGCTGACGGCCTAAAAAAGTTGACACTTGAGCTCGGCGGCAAGAACCCGATCATCATCTTCCCTGATGCCGACCCAAAAAAGGCGGCGGCCGCGGCGATCAAGGGCATGAATATGAACCGGCAGGGACAGTCGTGCAGCTCGACGTCTCGCGTCTTTGTTCACAGCTCACTGCGTCGCGCAGTCACTGACGAACTAGTCCGCCTTTCCGAAGCTCTACCGATTGGCATGCCCTGGTTCAATGAGAACGATGTGGGTCCTATCGTGTCCCAGCGGCAGTTCGATCGAGTGATGTCCTTCATCGAAGCAGGAAAGAGCGAAGGCGCAGAGCTCCTTACGGGCGGCGGCAAGCCTAAGGATTCCTCACTCGATCGCGGCTTCTTCATCGCACCGACCGTTTTCGATGGGGTCACCCCGGACATGAAGATTGGCCGCGAAGAGATTTTTGGCCCGGTCATGTCGGTGTTCTCGTGGGACGACTACGAGGACATGCTTGAGAAGGTCAACGGCCTCGAATACGGCCTGACAGCGGCGATCGTCACCAATGACCTCGCCAAAGCGATGGAGACCGCTGACCGGGTCGACGCCGGCTATGTCTGGATCAACTCGAACGGCCGATACTTGGGCGCTCCCTACGGTGGCTGGAAGCAGAGCGGTATCGGCGAAGAGGAGTGCTTTTCTGAGGTGCTTAGCTACACCCGTACAAAAAACGTCAACATGCGTTGGTGA
- the phnA gene encoding phosphonoacetate hydrolase produces MTSQTETGSDIIANGRSYRRPGKPVVIVCIDGSEPGYIEAAIEKGLAPNLDRLMKTGANTTALCVIPSFTNPNNLSIITGRPPAVHGIAGNFFYDRESGEEVMMNDAKFLRAPTILAELQKAGVKVAMVTAKDKLRTLLGKGLDFASGSAIAFSSEKADKATKDDNGIDDVLNFVGLPLPEVYSADLSEFVFAAGVKILKTFKPDVMYLSTTDYVQHKAGPGAKLADAFYEMFDRYVGELDALGCTLVMTADHGMNDKHLANGEPDVIYLQEILDKKLGAGAARVILPITDPYVAHHGSLGSFATVYADEDKRGPIIDILKGIDGIDVAILADEACKRFELPADRIGDVVTLSSKNKVIGTSPAKHNLSGLTEPLRSHGGLTEQTVPMIANRKIEVPAGRTLRNFDVFDVALNLVR; encoded by the coding sequence ATGACCTCTCAAACTGAAACCGGCTCTGACATCATTGCAAACGGCCGTAGCTATCGCCGGCCTGGAAAGCCCGTCGTGATCGTCTGCATCGACGGTTCGGAGCCTGGATACATCGAGGCCGCAATCGAAAAGGGGCTCGCCCCAAACCTCGATCGCCTAATGAAGACGGGTGCCAACACCACTGCGCTGTGCGTCATTCCGAGCTTCACCAATCCCAACAACTTATCGATCATCACCGGCCGTCCGCCGGCCGTGCACGGCATTGCCGGCAACTTCTTCTACGACCGCGAGTCGGGTGAGGAAGTAATGATGAACGACGCCAAGTTCCTCCGCGCCCCGACGATCCTGGCCGAGTTGCAGAAGGCTGGCGTGAAGGTCGCAATGGTAACGGCTAAGGACAAGCTGCGGACGTTGCTCGGCAAGGGCTTGGACTTCGCCTCCGGCTCCGCAATCGCGTTCTCTTCGGAGAAGGCAGACAAAGCCACCAAGGACGACAACGGCATAGATGACGTTCTGAATTTCGTTGGACTGCCGCTTCCTGAGGTCTATTCCGCCGACCTCTCCGAATTTGTTTTCGCAGCTGGTGTCAAGATCCTCAAGACGTTCAAGCCGGACGTTATGTATCTTTCGACAACTGACTACGTCCAGCACAAAGCCGGGCCGGGCGCCAAGCTCGCCGACGCCTTCTACGAGATGTTCGACCGCTATGTCGGCGAACTCGATGCGCTCGGTTGCACACTCGTCATGACCGCCGACCACGGGATGAACGACAAGCACCTGGCGAATGGCGAGCCGGACGTGATTTACTTACAGGAGATCCTGGACAAGAAGCTTGGAGCTGGCGCGGCGCGCGTCATTCTCCCGATTACCGATCCATACGTCGCCCACCACGGGTCGCTTGGCTCGTTCGCAACGGTATACGCCGACGAGGACAAGCGCGGCCCTATTATCGACATCCTGAAGGGCATCGACGGTATCGACGTCGCGATCCTTGCCGACGAGGCATGTAAGCGCTTCGAACTGCCGGCCGACCGCATCGGCGACGTCGTCACCCTGTCCTCAAAAAACAAGGTGATCGGGACCTCGCCGGCGAAGCACAACCTGTCCGGTCTCACTGAGCCACTGCGCTCGCATGGCGGCCTTACCGAACAGACTGTGCCGATGATCGCCAATAGGAAGATCGAAGTGCCCGCAGGTCGAACGCTTCGGAACTTTGACGTCTTCGACGTAGCCCTCAACTTGGTCCGCTGA
- the fosX gene encoding FosX/FosE/FosI family fosfomycin resistance hydrolase: MTEGISHITFIVKNLERTARIFVEALRGQEVYSSGDEMFSVSREKFFLVGGQWIAIMEGEALPERTYNHVAFKIRPGEVDEYRAALEKLEIEIRIPRSRVNGEGESIYFYDYDNHTFELHTGTLEERLKRYAHGVNPTD; encoded by the coding sequence ATGACCGAAGGTATCAGTCATATCACGTTTATTGTCAAAAATCTTGAACGTACGGCAAGGATATTTGTTGAAGCACTACGAGGCCAAGAAGTATACTCAAGTGGCGATGAAATGTTTTCCGTTAGTCGCGAGAAATTCTTTCTCGTAGGAGGGCAATGGATTGCGATCATGGAAGGTGAAGCGCTGCCTGAGCGTACGTACAATCATGTTGCCTTTAAAATCCGGCCGGGCGAGGTCGATGAGTATCGCGCGGCGTTAGAGAAACTTGAAATCGAAATCAGAATTCCAAGATCTCGCGTTAATGGCGAGGGCGAGTCGATCTATTTCTACGACTACGACAATCACACCTTCGAGCTGCATACCGGGACCCTTGAAGAGCGCCTTAAGCGCTATGCGCACGGCGTAAATCCTACCGACTGA
- a CDS encoding MFS transporter codes for MTTHPIDIGVTPTVAQSFRRAQWKMLFATMFCYLFFYTGRQTFGFAIPGIQAELGFSKAQLGWVSATMLWCYAIGQAINGNLGDKYGGRRMMTAGAVFSCATNWVLSFSTGLFSLGALWGVNGYFQALGWAPGSRLLSNWWGSSERGKVYGFYLFASGSAAIMSFLTSVIIIDVMHLDWRWIFRIPVLLMLFGGITYFFIVRDKPEDLGFKSPHDDDALQAGPDAGVDSGESSFQRYKAVLKNWRLSVAGLTIGFANAARYGLIVWVPVHFLGSGLATAPGGRWISIALPCGMAIGAITNGWVSDRVFGSHRGNAIGLYMLLAVVSTGAMYFVPHDQRMLGIAMLFLSGFFVFGPYASLYALCPDLVGVKRAGTATGILNFFSYALGGLIEPLIGWILDHYPDTSNVFLVVCVASALGFLTSLLIKR; via the coding sequence ATGACCACACATCCTATTGATATTGGGGTCACGCCCACCGTCGCACAGAGTTTCCGACGGGCTCAGTGGAAAATGCTTTTCGCCACTATGTTTTGCTACCTGTTCTTCTATACAGGTCGGCAAACATTCGGATTTGCAATTCCAGGCATTCAGGCCGAGCTCGGGTTTTCCAAGGCGCAGCTTGGATGGGTGAGCGCCACGATGCTATGGTGCTACGCGATCGGCCAGGCGATCAACGGCAACCTTGGCGACAAATACGGCGGCCGGCGCATGATGACGGCCGGCGCCGTGTTTTCGTGCGCAACCAACTGGGTCCTCAGTTTCTCTACCGGGCTCTTCTCCCTTGGCGCTCTATGGGGCGTGAATGGCTACTTCCAAGCACTAGGTTGGGCACCAGGAAGTCGTTTGCTGTCGAATTGGTGGGGCTCCAGCGAAAGAGGCAAGGTATACGGCTTTTATTTGTTCGCATCTGGTTCTGCGGCAATAATGTCATTCTTGACATCTGTTATCATTATCGACGTAATGCACCTTGACTGGCGATGGATATTTCGCATCCCGGTTCTATTGATGTTGTTCGGCGGAATTACGTACTTCTTTATTGTTAGAGATAAGCCAGAGGATCTGGGATTCAAGTCGCCTCACGACGACGACGCTTTGCAAGCTGGTCCTGACGCCGGCGTTGATTCAGGCGAAAGTTCCTTTCAGCGCTACAAGGCAGTGCTTAAGAACTGGCGACTATCGGTAGCTGGGCTGACAATTGGTTTTGCCAACGCTGCCAGGTACGGACTTATCGTTTGGGTGCCCGTTCATTTTCTAGGTTCTGGCCTCGCAACAGCACCGGGCGGCCGCTGGATCAGTATTGCATTGCCCTGCGGGATGGCGATTGGCGCCATCACGAACGGCTGGGTTTCGGATCGGGTCTTTGGCTCTCATCGAGGTAACGCCATCGGGCTCTACATGCTGCTCGCTGTTGTATCGACTGGCGCGATGTATTTCGTTCCGCACGACCAACGTATGCTAGGCATTGCAATGCTTTTTTTAAGCGGCTTTTTTGTTTTCGGGCCTTATGCATCTCTCTACGCGCTGTGCCCGGATCTGGTCGGTGTGAAACGCGCAGGAACCGCTACCGGCATCCTTAACTTCTTTTCGTATGCCCTTGGCGGTCTTATTGAGCCGCTGATCGGCTGGATTCTCGATCACTATCCCGATACTTCGAACGTGTTTTTGGTAGTGTGCGTCGCGAGCGCGCTCGGGTTTTTAACATCACTCTTGATCAAGCGGTGA
- a CDS encoding alpha/beta hydrolase has translation MQIKHCRTGELDVAYEELGPSDGFPVIFLHGFPDDPRTWDEVVQPIAQAGHRTIAPYLRGYGKTRFLNESHVGSGQQAALGKDLLDLMDALQLKKVGLVGYDWGGRAACVVAALWPERVRWMVSIGGYHIQNIANAHIPADPEQERRFWYQFYFGTERGVLGLTKNRYALCKLLWELWSPNLRFSEQEYARTAAAFDNPAFVDIVIHCYRHRYGNADGHAAYDAIERELARLPKISAPTIVLHGGTDGCKPPTDSSSHDKYFDGRYERRILAEAGHILSREDPEAVVRAILDVSRD, from the coding sequence ATGCAGATCAAACACTGCCGCACCGGCGAGCTCGACGTCGCCTACGAGGAACTGGGACCATCAGATGGGTTTCCCGTGATTTTCCTTCACGGGTTCCCCGACGACCCACGCACGTGGGATGAGGTTGTCCAACCCATTGCACAGGCGGGACACCGAACGATCGCGCCATATCTTCGAGGCTATGGGAAAACGCGCTTCTTGAACGAGAGCCATGTCGGGAGCGGCCAGCAGGCCGCTCTCGGCAAGGATCTCCTTGATCTCATGGATGCTCTCCAACTCAAAAAAGTAGGCTTGGTTGGGTACGACTGGGGCGGTAGAGCGGCTTGCGTGGTCGCCGCCCTGTGGCCTGAGCGCGTCCGGTGGATGGTGTCGATCGGCGGCTACCACATTCAGAACATCGCCAACGCGCACATCCCCGCCGATCCCGAGCAAGAACGCCGTTTTTGGTACCAGTTTTATTTTGGGACCGAGCGCGGAGTGCTCGGTCTGACAAAGAACCGCTACGCCTTATGCAAACTGTTGTGGGAGCTTTGGTCGCCAAACCTGAGGTTCTCCGAACAAGAATACGCGCGCACCGCCGCGGCGTTCGACAATCCCGCCTTCGTCGATATCGTCATCCACTGTTACCGCCACCGCTACGGAAACGCTGATGGCCATGCGGCTTATGACGCAATCGAGCGAGAGCTGGCTCGTCTGCCTAAGATTAGCGCGCCGACGATCGTCCTTCACGGCGGCACCGACGGCTGCAAGCCGCCAACAGACTCTTCGAGCCACGACAAGTATTTCGATGGTCGCTACGAACGCCGGATCTTGGCCGAAGCCGGGCACATACTGTCGCGCGAAGATCCCGAGGCGGTCGTGCGCGCGATCTTGGACGTTTCACGCGATTAA